The DNA region TGTGTCCATTTTCTAGAGTTTTTGTTTCCATGTAACAGAGTTTCTGGTCCTGTCCTGACGGTAACGATGCCTCGAGAATCATGAACTAAACATCAAAATCTGTCTTTAACATTGCAGTGATTCAAGATCAAAGAGACAGCgatttttttgaagttttgCGTCGCATATATGGGAAATCTCCAGGTGGAAGTAAGTTAATATTGGTCTTAAAAAGAAATTTCCCGAGAAATATTACTACATCCCAAGtctcataattttttattccaCTTTGCATAACTGGTATTTACAGGCAACCTTGATAGCAGAGAACCGGCACACCGTAGAACCCCAGGGAAGAACTCTGGCGATAAAGTGGTGACACCAAGTGAAAAAAAACCTCACAATGAAACAAATGAAGCAAAAGCCAAGAAGAATATATTGCCTAGCCCAGGCAAATAAATCCATCTtgtttttaacttttaaaacgCTAGAATTTAATTCAGAATGCATTCTTGCTTCAAATAGAAAGGCTGATTTTATCTCACATTTGCTCTCTTCAGGTAAACTTGCACCACCTCCTATGCAGCCAACTGGGAAGGCACCAGCAAAACCAATCGACCCTCCTCGTCCGAAAAACAACTTTTTTGCAAAGCTATTTGGATTTGGCCCGAAATCATAACATTGTAATGCTGGTTTCATCCAGATATCGAAGCTTGAAGATTCGGTTAGAAGGAGTATTGTCAAACTTCTTAAAGGTTCTATAATTATGGGCAATAAATATAGGATCATCCTccttattttaatttcttggaCCGTTTTCATTCGaaattttttcatttgttttgtatcatgaaataaattgaGGCATCATGCATGAGTTGTTTTCTTGTAATAAACTGTCTTACTGCATCACAACGAGGCAGAATAAGAATGAAGTGTTTCTTCATTGTACTATggtgaattttttgtttttacattCTCAATATACTGTgtcaattttaattaaaattagtatatattcaaggcaaaaacttttgtgagacggtctcacgggtcgtattttgtgagacagatctcttatttgggtcatccatgaaaaagtattcttttttatgctaagagtattacttttttttatgaatatcggtagggttgaccggtatcacagataaagatctgtgagaccgtttcataaGAAACCTACTCTATATTCAATGCGGTTCGATCTCAAGTTAAAATGTACTAAAGCTGGAGCCTAAAAAACCCAACTTTCAAACAAAAAGTTTTGGAATTTATTCACAAAATATTACTAATTATATTCAATCTCGCAATCCATTGAATAAGACAATTCAAGTATTAAATTCAACAAGAAATATATAACGGTACATAGTTTGAAATTCATCTTGATTTccataattttgatattaataattaaatttcatttaaattagCTCGAATCATTTTGACCATATTCAACATATATTCTTGCTCTagcttgtttttttatttatttatcgcaTTTGCCTATTTAAGAAAgggaattaaaataattattttcaaaattttattcacAAGAACACAAAAGATGCCGATTTCACAATGAAAAGATCTTTTATCTgacatattaatttttaatacctTACATTTTCCCGACAAATAcgttatataaaattaaatttaagtaaTGTATAAAAATCGATTTGATCGGACAATTTGACATCaaactaaatttataattatagcTGGCTTACTTTACCTTAAACTaatacaaatattatataaaaaaacatgaaaaaaatttaacaaaattaaaattaggtatcttgtgagactgtctcatgaatctttatatgtgagacgggtcagccctaccgatattcacagtaaaatgtaatactcttagaataaaaagtaatattttttcatggatgacctaaataagatatatgtctcaataaatacgactcgtgagaccgtctcacacaagtttttgcgcAACATTAAAGTGAGGACATCGCGTGTGCTCCATCACTTATATGTATAAAGATTAATAATATGATTGCTCACTTTTCAAGATCAGATCATGCTAGATAGAAgaaaacatttaaatttaaaagaacaaaaaacaaGAACATGGAGATGCTTGTTGATTTgaaattaatcaataattttaattttgaatgtatatatatatataatatactatACTATCTGTCTTGTTCAATCATACCATCCAGCTGTCACTAACTTCCAACTTATGTAGAGAGGGCCACCTTACTTCCCATGTGCTTTGCCCCCAATCTTCATCCTAATCACTTTCCAATTTCAATTGGCCCATCTCTATTCCAATTTACAATTATTCTTTTGGACCAGAAACGGAATAAagtaaatcaatttaattttcattgaaaaaaacgacaatttttcaaaaaccgatTAATTTATTAGTAAGATAATTGTTTTACGTACAACCAATATATCTTTGATAGAAAAAAGTTTATACGTAAATTAACGATACAAATCGATCGGATGTTGAAAATTTATGCATCAAATTCACACGTTTTGACAGATAGGAACGATTATTAATGTTCTTGTTGGCACAAAGTCACTCTCACTACTCCACCTTCCAGGCATACAGGAACAGGCAAAATTCAGGCATCCCACATGAATTTAACCCCTCCGACGAGCCGGAGCTTCTACCTGATTGGAAGGACGACGAAGTCGGCTTGAAGACAAACGATGCGTGCCGTAAACCGGGGATGAAAAGCCAATCATGAACATCCCAGAACACTTCAATCTTCCCCTTGTTCACAAGAAATGATTCATTCCCTCTGAATTTCCACTGCAGATGCTTCACATGTATAACTAAATCACCATCGATCTTAATCTCCATTTCGGGACCAACCCCATTATTCTTGCACTCGATTGAAATCTCGTGTAGACTCCCCTTATCATGAAACTTAACCCTTGTAAGAAACTTCTTTTTACCAAAAATATGCTCTTTTCTTGAAACTAAAATAGGGTCAATTAGAGAGGGTCTGCATCTTGTCTTTCTATAGGCTTCCTTCTTCAAATTACCAAGAAGTAGCACTACCTCTTCATCACAAACAACTGCTACATAATAATTTGAACTTGGCTCGGTTTCGCCATTGAATCTTGCTGATTTAAGATCCCAGAAAACGTCCACCGGTTTACCGTCTACCAGAAACTGTTTCGAGCCTTGTTTCTTCCAAAAATACCATGTTTTGAGCTCGATTCTGCAGGTATACTGACTGTCAAGTTCTGGACCTTGTACTGATATAGATAAGCCATGGAGTAGCAAGTTTTTGCACCATGTTACCGTGATCAAACGGCATTGATCAGCTATTTTAGTCCGGTATACGGACATGAATAGATTCTGGCGTGATCTGGTAATTGCATTGGgatcatctgttaacttctcTCCCGATGAAAAACAAGCTGGGATGCCTAGTTGTTCATGCAACATATCAGAAAAATGATGGAATTTTTGTATGGAAATGCAAATTTGGCCTGAGCCCTCCTTGTGGAAGattcaagaaaatgaaattcttgatCAATGGAAATAAATTATGAGTTTGTTGAGTAGATGCAGAGAAAGTTGTAGAAATCTCAGTTACTTGATGTACGAGCCATAGATGTGGTGCCAGAAGTTTTCTTGGCTGCATTAATGGAACacaagaataaaatatttatgctcCAAAATGGCAGATAAAATTTAAGTGTGCGATGAATCAAAAATCAATCGCTTATATacatgtttttgtgtgtgtcagtctctctctctctctctctatatatNGAGTAGCGAAAAATGATGGTGAAAAAAGGGGTTTCCAATGGTGGGACTTATCCCCCCGCTCCTCTTAATTCATCTTTCCTGCTTCCTTTGATTGGAAATATCACCAACCTTCACGTACATGTGCaactattcttttttttttacgcTTTCTTAGTTATACATGATGCATAACTACACACATGCTTAATTAAATGTGTCGacaatttgtttttattattattttgtttacttTGCTAGCTATTTtgtaaaaatacaataaaatcgTCGACTCGATCGCTATATGCCGATATCATTTGTATACTTATAATCAAATTTATATATGAAATGTATTCATTAAGCGGAATGGAGTGTAGATAATATCACTTAAATTCACAATTTAtgatatattatgattttttttaaataaataaataaattctgcTAATGCAAGTTAATAATATGGTTACATTATAAAAGATTTAAGAATTTTCTCCCATTGAATATATANTTTATCACACTCATAACGCGAcagaagtttaaattttttgtaatttgacaATTAAAATCACAATTTGGGTGTTGCATGATTCTAAATCCAATCATATAGTTTTTATTGAAAGATTACCTTTAGCGTTTAACGTCTGAATGCAATTATTTCGGATTTTCAGACGGAGATAACTCTTGTTATAAATATATACGAACAATCAACTGGAATTCGCATTTATTCAATCTCCAACAATTGAGTCCACGGTTGAAAGCTTTTCTCTTcttctaattttgcactagaagaAATTTTGTGTTGAGATTTCCAGCCG from Primulina huaijiensis isolate GDHJ02 unplaced genomic scaffold, ASM1229523v2 scaffold25443, whole genome shotgun sequence includes:
- the LOC140967594 gene encoding uncharacterized protein is translated as MLHEQLGIPACFSSGEKLTDDPNAITRSRQNLFMSVYRTKIADQCRLITVTWCKNLLLHGLSISVQGPELDSQYTCRIELKTWYFWKKQGSKQFLVDGKPVDVFWDLKSARFNGETEPSSNYYVAVVCDEEVVLLLGNLKKEAYRKTRCRPSLIDPILVSRKEHIFGKKKFLTRVKFHDKGSLHEISIECKNNGVGPEMEIKIDGDLVIHVKHLQWKFRGNESFLVNKGKIEVFWDVHDWLFIPGLRHASFVFKPTSSSFQSGRSSGSSEGLNSCGMPEFCLFLYAWKVE